Below is a genomic region from Rana temporaria chromosome 3, aRanTem1.1, whole genome shotgun sequence.
ctcagaaaataggcgcaggaactcaaccacgaccccgtttagatttcaaaaacagtagaagggccttaaaggggcattaaataccaggatttcattacatacagagtgcagagttcagggggttacacacagagtgcagagctgtcacttgtaaacacagaaaccagacttctgtgtttacaagtgattgtggtgagcaggcaccaaagggtctgagacaaaggtggtggaactgagttccccctgaaaaaaagccctgaatataaaaatgtatagaaaGCATCATTCAGCGTGGCTGGCTGCCCTACCTCCCCTCTAGTTTAGGAGGGAGGCCTGGCCATGTGGACCGAATGTCTGGGTCGGGCCGAGATGGGTGGGGTGCCCTGACATCCGCACATTGTGGATGGCGGCTCTCCCCTGCGAAATGTGATGGTTGTCTATGCTTGGGCTATACTAAACGTGTCCCCTggtgcctccccctcccctcagtaCCCTTCCCTTTTCCCCATTTTTGTctgttctctgttccccccctgaCCTCTTACCCTGATTGTTGTGAAGTCATACTGTTTTTGTCTTTTGatttgaaaataaatattatacAAAAAGAAAGCATCATTCACATGGATTTATTTATGGCTTTCCCATTCAGAAAATAATACAAAGTTTATGGTCAGTTTTACATAAAGATTGTAAATTCTAATCATTCTGTTTGTGAAAAATAGACAAACAATTGAGTATCACGTTCACTTAAAGTAAACAATGTATATAAACATAAAGCAGGTTtgcttttttataaaaacaatcatTTAAATAACATTTAGCTGGATTCCTGTTTCGTGTCTTTGCTTTGTGTTATTCCAAGAAGTTGTGTCTTCAGTTCTCCTGGTTTGGGTGGAATTTCAGGCACACTCTGAAATACCAATTTAATGTTTGGTTACTGTCACAAGAAAAGAACCAGTATTTATTCTGAGAATCTAAAACTAAAATGTTTGCTAGCTAGGTGACTAAATTCCAGTGGGGAATAAGGCAAATCTGCATTCACTTTAAAATATTTAGTCTCAAgtgaaggaaatatatatatttattttaaaaacacaaCAGGATTTTTGCTTACATATGATCGGATGATGTAAGTGAACACAGCTTTTCCTCATTTACCAAGCTAAGGCAGGCCATTGATGATTCCACCACGAGTTTCAGGAcaggaaacaacaaaaaaaattgctccagtcagtgttgatgggggaatctttCCTGtgaagctattgtgttctcccagtgggAGGACTTGGGGAGCCGCTCCCCGACAGGAGAACATAGTCAttgttgctagcagctatagccactggctATAAGTCGATGAatagacttgggtacaatcaacctgcccaaacaaaattcttgctgaactggccgagattagAACAGTCTATGGCTGGTTTAAAATATACATAGGAACAAGATAAAATAATAACCAAAAACAAATGTAGTAAACCTGTTTAACAATGCAAAATATCCCCTTAGAGGTCTGCAATAAAGAATGCAGAGGGCAAAGGGGGCCCTTGCAGAATTTTTCCCATAATTTCAGTTGTATTCCACAATTTGAGCCCCGAGTATACTATGATTAAGCTTCAGTGTAAAAACGATCCAGGCTTAAAATAAGGTTTCTAGTCAAGGAACTTGCACCAAAACTTAAAGAATAGATTTTCTTTCTTCTCTGCAGCAAAGTGTTGATTACATGGGCCAGATTTGCATCTTTGTGTTGTGGCAAACAACTGTATGGAACCCCAACGCACATCCATATTGCACGAAGTGTTACCAACTATGCATTGTGGTgcactgaaggaaaaaaaattctgtgtggtGTGCTGGCAACACATTCAAAATTAATTGGCTTCCTTATAATACACATTGATGTGCCTGCAGGAGCACACCACAACAGTGTGATTCTAGGCAGAACTCTTAAGATTCTAGTCTCAGGATCCAAGCTTAAAGCCTACTACACATGGATCTCATATCAGGCGGCATCGGCAGGTTCAGTAGAAACCGGCAAACATTTGGTCTGTGTGTACTGCTGTTGAGGGGGCATGACCGAAAATAATCTGATAATCTgctcctgatcagcgctctcagccaatggcaatcTCCCATGTCAGACCACAATACCACAGCAGGGGAAATTGCTGTACTAATGTTGTATAGTTAGCATAGTGGCTCCTCCtgatctgtctttttttatttcgttcagccctgctgggttgaacaaaaaaaaaaaaaaaaaaatactagtgtgtacgaggcttaaatatTTTAAACCCAACTCCAGATAATTTAAAATGTATCCCACACTGCAGCAGTTAATTGtttattttgtctaggggaaaggAGAAACACTATTACTTAGCTGATCCTCTGCTCTTTGGCAGATGGCGCTTCCCCCATGCTCTGGCATTGGACTTTCCCTCAGTGTCAACATGCCCAATGCAGAGCTATGGACCATGCAAGGACTGGTCTAACTGTGGGGAAAAGCGTAGGATCCTTTTTATgtaaatcatcttttttttttcccctagacCTCAACAAGAAATTAACCCTTGCAATGCAGGTTCAGCAGCACCACAATAGATAATTTTTAAGTTGCTTGGATTTGGGCTTTAAAATGTTGGATTGGTGAAGTATGCCATCTTGATGTAAACCTGTCATGAGCTATATATATGTAGGTTGCCACCACTTATCTAGATAAAGCCAACAGAAAAATCTTGCATATCTGCAACATTGCTTCATGTGTGTTGTAAAATATTTTAGCCAGACAGCTAACATTTTCAGAGGAAGACCAGCTATGTCATAATTTCTTAACTTTAAAGTCCAGTAAAGTTCTCACTGGACAGATGGACAACAGATATAGCTTAGCCCTAGACAGTGAAGTTGGGGCCTTAGTAACAAATTTAAATTTGTATCAAAAAGACTACAGAGAAGGTTTTATTGGCTTACGATGTATCttgtgaaaaaaggaaaaaagttacTCTTAAAAGTTTAAAAATGGCCAACAGGTTTATTTTACTAAATCTCCTAGATTGCTAAATGTTCCTTTACAATGGCAGAGGAAAGAAAAGATTTGCTTTAGCTCAGATAAAAGGTTATTTCTGTAAAACTGAATTCCTCTTAATCATTCATACTGTCCAGAGGACCCCCAAAATATAAAAGTTATACATAATTTGTATATCAAATATATCAGGGAGATATGTTAACCTGAAGCTGGGTTCGACTTGGGAGATTCATCCCTAGCCTATAAATACCCAGCGGACACCGGTGTTTCTAAAGAATGTGAAAATGTGCTGCAGTTGTTCATGCAAAACAGTCTCTAAAAATGATgtactctgaaaaaaaaacaccctgcaggtGTAGATAATAAAAGACTGTTTTTGCAGGAACCGTGCCACAGAAACACTTAAACTGCTATTGCATAATATGCACTTATAACATGCACTTGCAAGAATGATGCAATTCCCTTGAAATCCTTTACGATGAACTTAATTATTTTAAGTATTGAGAGGCTTTAGACATACATACAAGATCAGGTCTGTAGTATCTGTGTACGAGCTCTGCACCAGCAAACATGGAAAGAAGGCTGGCACTGAGCATCTTCAAGTATTGAGGCCAAGAGACTCCTGCAGGCATTGTGGTGAAGAGCTCCCTAGAAACAGAcaagaatgaaaaaaatgttttattattatttattatacatgacagtggtttttttttttttttatcccattgGTATGCCTATACCAGCctttctaaactttttttttttttttttaatggaggaacccttgaataGCTTTCTAGCCTCAGGCAACCCCTGCTTACATTTTCAAAATCTACAGCTCACATTAGTGtactggtcagtgggaagaatcctCTTCTGATAAACAGCTAAAAAGATCCTAGGTGTCAGTGAATAGATATCTAGGACATAGAAATTGCTCATTGTTCAAGGAACTCCTATCAGCTGAAGGAGCCATAGGGTTCCATTGAACCCTGGCGGAGTGTTAGACCagcatttctcaaccttttcagtcACAGCACCTTTTAAAAGCCTGCACATCTTGAGGAACCCCAGCCTAAAAACAAAGATTACTTATCAATGGGAGACCTGAGCCTGGGACTCGGTACAcaaccacacaaaaaaaaaaaaagatgctttacaattctttaaataacaaacatgtcataattacctccactgtgcagttaatttttCAGAGTGGCCTCGAATATCctctttctggggtccctcggcagctcctccccgcatcgtaTAACCCTCTAGGAGAAGCTCTCTCCCAGGGGGGGGTTACCCTGCGGGCGCGCTCACGAGTCCATCATTTGGTGTCAATAGACACCGAATGcaagactcggccctgcccccggatcattggatttgattgacagaagcaacagccaatggctgccctgctatcaatctatccaatcaaaagcCAAGAACCCCCGGGCAGAGGGACAGCACATCTCCGCCGTGGGAAATTTCAGGTCTTagataagtaaaatgggggggggggggggatgcattaaggggaaaaaacacaagggtttacaacccctttaaggcccgtTTCATACAGGCAGACCAATTGGGTAGTGTTTTAGGTGGACCCAATCAgaccatccattgccctctatggacaaTCGGGTGTGAACAGAAACACTGACATCCGATCCTGTCTGCTAAAAACTGATGGATGGGGATTCATTTCATTCCCTATCGTGCagatgactaaaatgggactaaaactgcattttagtcaAGTTTTTTatgtagacattccaaggtatttagtaagaggcattgtgagttttttgaagtatataaaatgtgtttttttttacaaatatgttatCACACACGCGGCATAagcatacttgcaactacaccccaaaacacattcttctactcctgagcagggctttttttcagggggaacttgggggaactcagttccaccacctttggctcagaccctttggtgcccgctcaccacaatcacttgtaaatacagaagtctggtttctgtgttta
It encodes:
- the C3H12orf73 gene encoding protein BRAWNIN isoform X2 encodes the protein MPAGVSWPQYLKMLSASLLSMFAGAELVHRYYRPDLSVPEIPPKPGELKTQLLGITQSKDTKQESS